The Rhododendron vialii isolate Sample 1 chromosome 5a, ASM3025357v1 genome contains a region encoding:
- the LOC131327644 gene encoding uncharacterized protein LOC131327644: MLARWLLLLEEFNLKYMTRKSVKGRVVAEFLEDHPVTEAGAEDFMFPDEDVLLLLDDTWQLYFDGVLNQFGCSIGILLVSPNDSHVPLSYKHRFEVTNDQAEYDACIAGMEATLELGAKRLEFDSVTFTHTPCVSNRFADALATLASMVEIPLGFKMWLLMIEQRMKPACECVITEGDEDDGKPWYEDVKRFIEKGEYPLESTLKDKMTLQKLATQFVVCGGALYQRAHLGPNQLCVTREESQKIMEEIHERICGPHMSGTVMAKKILRQGYYWTTMELDCADRLRIPPAELYMTSPWPFSTWGIDSIGSINPKGKYKHQFILVAVDYSTKWVKVASYTTFKATHVAKFIRNNVIYRYGVPHKIICDNGSLFCGATKKLFVEFGIQNHQSSTYRPQTNGAIKATNKNVKRILRKTTDTYTDWPEMLPLALWGYPTTERTSIGATTYSLV, translated from the exons ATGCTGGCTCGATGGTTATTGTTGTTGGAAGAGTTCAATCTTAAGTACATGACAAGAAAATCGGTAAAAGGAAGAgttgtggcagaattcttggAAGATCATCCTGTAACAGAAGCTGGAGCAGAAGACTTtatgttcccagatgaggatgTTTTGCTTCTTCTCGATGATACTTGGCAGCTCTATTTCGATGGGGTGTTAAACCAATTTGGGTGCAGCATAGGGATATTATTGGTCTCCCCTAATGACTCACATGTTCCTTTGTCATACAAACATAGGTTTGAGGTCACCAACGACCAAGCTGAGTATGATGCTTGCATCGCTGGGATGGAAGCAACACTGGAACTAGGGGCAAAAAGGTTAGAG TTTGATTCTGTTACTTTTACACACACTCCGTGTGTAAGTAATAGATTCGCAGATGCCCTTGCAACACTGGCCTCCATGGTAGAAATACCTTTGGGATTCAAAATGTGGCTACTAATGATAGAGCAAAGGATGAAGCCAGCATGTGAATGTGTTATCACTGAGGGAGATGAAGATGATGGAAAGCCATGGTATGAGGATGTAAAAAGGTTCATAGAAAAGGGAGAGTATCCTCTGGAATCTACTCTAAAGGACAAAATGACTCTTCAAAAACTCGCCACTCAATTTGTGGTTTGTGGAGGAGCATTATATCAAAGAGCACATTTGGGTCCCAATCAACTATGCGTCACAAGGGAGGAAAGTCAAAAGATTATGGAAGAAATACATGAAAGAATTTGTGGGCCACACATGAGTGGAACGGTTATGGCAAAGAAAATCCTACGACAAGGGTACTACTGGACTACAATGGAGCTTGACTGTGCTGATCGTTTGCGCATTCCCCCTGCAGAATTATACATGACTTCCCCTTGGCCGTTCTCTACCTGGGGGATAGATAGCATTGGAAGTATAAATCCAAAAGGGAAATATAAACATCAATTTATCCTTGTGGCTGTTGACTACTCTACCAAGTGGGTTAAGGTAGCTTCCTACACTACCTTCAAAGCCACCCATGTGGCTAAGTTCATTCGTAACAACGttatctaccgatatggggtgcCACACAAGATTATCTGTGATAATGGGTCGCTTTTTTGTGGGGCAACTAAGAAACTCTTCGTTGAGTTTGGAATACAGAATCACCAATCGTCCACTTATCGACCTCAAACTAATGGAGCAATTAAGGCCACAAACAAGAATGTCAAGAGGATTCTTAGGAAAACCACCGATACTTATACAGACTGGCCGGAGATGTTACCCCTAGCACTGTGGGGTTATCCTACGACTGAGAGGACTTCAATAGGAGCAACTACTTATTCTCTAGTTTAG
- the LOC131326238 gene encoding probable serine/threonine-protein kinase At1g09600 isoform X1 has protein sequence MGCICSKGGTSDVDNHVREKESKKSTKRFVASARRDEVIVEVDNGGNEATARLISTEVTLENVFNPTVWDEGDKKKALVVDKPNLQKRATMENGGVSCGPSQISRVFSISGGVDGAQVSAGWPSWLTAVAGEAIKGWVPRKADSFEKLDKIGQGTYSSVYRARDLETGKIVALKKVRFVNMDPESVRFMAREILILRRLDHPNVMRLEGLVTSRVSGNLYLVFEYMEHDLAGLVASPNVKFTEPQIKCYMQQLFCGLEHCHSRGVLHRDIKGSNLLIDNKGNLKIGDFGLATFCRPSPKQPLTSRVVTLWYRPPELLLGATDYGVSVDLWSAGCILAELYSGKPIMPGRTEVEQLHKIFKLCGSPSDEYWQKSKLPHATIFKPQHPYKRCVAETFKDFSPSVLAFLDVLLAFEPEHRGSAFSALQSEFFTTKPLPCDRLNLPKYPPSKEFDVKLRDEETRRERAGASKGHAHESSRKGSKESKAVPAPDANAELQASIVVFPYSKRQGQSNPKCNSEQFNPGEDGGSSFHMEPSRGTPQDAVSRSAQLVKPGAFGSLINEGEASMDSQQSLGSLKNGPVLRTHKSFRSQGLGQFSRFSNSVAVRGSSRFDMSRETSGNPHWPEERLHGRYNELDDAGSSVGHDWSHHLLEVPKSYKKDEQAPGKESTRVHASKKNRIHYSGPLLPPGGNIEEMLKEHEKQIQHAVRKARLDKTKTKKMHGDNGQSESLLHYGNGR, from the exons ATGGGCTGCATTTGCTCAAAGGGAGGAACTTCTGATGTTGATAACcatgtgagagagaaagaatccAAGAAATCGACCAAGAGGTTTGTTGCTTCCGCTAGGAGAGATGAAGTTATAGTTGAGGTTGATAATGGCGGCAATGAAGCAACTGCAAGGCTTATATCAACAGAGGTCACTTTGGAGAATGTTTTCAACCCAACAGTGTGGGATGAGGGGGACAAGAAGAAGGCCTTGGTTGTTGACAAACCCAATTTGCAAAAACGTGCGACAATGGAAAATGGTGGTGTGAGCTGTGGACCCTCACAGATATCTCGGGTGTTTAGCATTAGTGGTGGAGTTGATGGAGCACAAGTTTCTGCTGGGTGGCCTTCTTGGCTGACTGCAGTGGCTGGGGAAGCTATCAAAGGGTGGGTACCTCGAAAGGCAGACTCATTTGAAAAATTGGACAAG ATTGGACAAGGGACTTACAGCAGTGTCTACAGGGCACGTGACCTTGAGACTGGAAAAATTGTTGCCTTAAAGAAGGTCCGTTTTGTTAACATGGACCCAGAAAGTGTTCGTTTTATGGCAAGAGAAATCCTTATTCTGCGTCGACTTGATCACCCAAATGTCATGAGGCTTGAAGGACTGGTCACTTCGAGGGTGTCAGGCAATTTATACCTTGTATTTGAATATATGGAGCATGATCTCGCTGGACTTGTGGCATCACCCAATGTCAAGTTTACTGAACCACAG ATCAAATGTTACATGCAGCAGCTATTTTGTGGACTAGAACACTGTCACAGCCGTGGGGTACTCCACCGTGACATCAAGGGctcaaaccttctgattgacAATAAAGGAAATCTGAAGATAGGTGATTTTGGGTTGGCAACATTTTGCCGCCCCAGTCCAAAACAACCTTTGACAAGTCGTGTAGTGACGCTGTGGTATCGACCACCTGAGCTTTTACTCGGTGCTACAGATTATGGAGTTTCTGTTGATTTGTGGAGTGCTGGTTGCATTCTCGCTGAACTCTATTCTGGGAAGCCAATCATGCCTGGAAGAACAGAG GTGGAACAACTTCATAAAATATTCAAACTTTGTGGCTCACCTTCTGATGAATAttggcaaaaatcaaaattgccACATGCAACTATATTTAAACCTCAACATCCTTACAAGCGTTGTGTTGCTGAGACATTCAAGGACTTCTCTCCTTCAGTTTTAGCTTTTTTGGATGTTCTCCTTGCTTTTGAACCTGAGCATCGGGGATCGGCTTTTTCTGCACTTCAAAGTGAG tTCTTTACAACAAAGCCTCTTCCTTGTGATCGATTGAATTTGCCGAAATACCCACCAAGCAAGGAGTTTGATGTGAAGCTTCGAGATGAGGAAACAAGAAG GGAAAGAGCAGGCGCAAGTAAAGGTCATGCACATGAATCTTCCAGAAAGGGGTCCAAAGAATCTAAAGCAGTGCCGGCACCAGATGCTAATGCAGAGTTGCAGGCGTCCATAGTGGTATTTCCTTATTCC AAGCGACAAGGGCAGTCAAACCCTAAATGCAACAGTGAACAGTTCAATCCAGGAGAGGATGGGGGTTCCAGCTTCCATATGGAGCCGTCCAGAGGAACACCACAAGACGCTGTCTCCCGATCTGCCCAACTGGTCAAACCTGGTGCTTTTGGATCTTTGATTAATGAAGGTGAAGCTTCGATGGATTCTCAACAATCACTTGGTTCGTTAAAGAATGGTCCAGTATTGAGGACACACAAATCTTTCAGATCTCAGGGATTAGGCCAGTTCTCCCGGTTTTCCAATTCTGTTGCGGTTCGCGGTAGTTCGCGATTTGATATGAGCAGAGAGACAAGTGGGAATCCACATTGGCCGGAAGAGCGTCTCCATGGCAGATACAATGAACTTGACGATGCTGGGTCCTCTGTCGGCCATGATTGGTCCCACCATTTGCTTGAGGTGCCAAAGTCTTATAAGAAAGATGAACAGGCACCTGGAAAGGAGTCTACAAGG GTTCATGCTTCGAAGAAAAATCGGATACACTACTCAGGACCATTGCTTCCTCCTGGTGGAAACATAGAGGAAATGCTCAAAGAGCATGAAAAACAGATCCAACATGCTGTTCGCAAAGCTCGTCTTGACAAGACAAAGACCAAGAAAATGCACGGAGATAATGGACAAAGTGAATCACTTCTGCACTATGGAAACGGCCGGTAA
- the LOC131326238 gene encoding probable serine/threonine-protein kinase At1g09600 isoform X2 yields the protein MGCICSKGGTSDVDNHVREKESKKSTKRFVASARRDEVIVEVDNGGNEATARLISTEVTLENVFNPTVWDEGDKKKALVVDKPNLQKRATMENGGVSCGPSQISRVFSISGGVDGAQVSAGWPSWLTAVAGEAIKGWVPRKADSFEKLDKIGQGTYSSVYRARDLETGKIVALKKVRFVNMDPESVRFMAREILILRRLDHPNVMRLEGLVTSRVSGNLYLVFEYMEHDLAGLVASPNVKFTEPQIKCYMQQLFCGLEHCHSRGVLHRDIKGSNLLIDNKGNLKIGDFGLATFCRPSPKQPLTSRVVTLWYRPPELLLGATDYGVSVDLWSAGCILAELYSGKPIMPGRTEVEQLHKIFKLCGSPSDEYWQKSKLPHATIFKPQHPYKRCVAETFKDFSPSVLAFLDVLLAFEPEHRGSAFSALQSEFFTTKPLPCDRLNLPKYPPSKEFDVKLRDEETRRERAGASKGHAHESSRKGSKESKAVPAPDANAELQASIVKRQGQSNPKCNSEQFNPGEDGGSSFHMEPSRGTPQDAVSRSAQLVKPGAFGSLINEGEASMDSQQSLGSLKNGPVLRTHKSFRSQGLGQFSRFSNSVAVRGSSRFDMSRETSGNPHWPEERLHGRYNELDDAGSSVGHDWSHHLLEVPKSYKKDEQAPGKESTRVHASKKNRIHYSGPLLPPGGNIEEMLKEHEKQIQHAVRKARLDKTKTKKMHGDNGQSESLLHYGNGR from the exons ATGGGCTGCATTTGCTCAAAGGGAGGAACTTCTGATGTTGATAACcatgtgagagagaaagaatccAAGAAATCGACCAAGAGGTTTGTTGCTTCCGCTAGGAGAGATGAAGTTATAGTTGAGGTTGATAATGGCGGCAATGAAGCAACTGCAAGGCTTATATCAACAGAGGTCACTTTGGAGAATGTTTTCAACCCAACAGTGTGGGATGAGGGGGACAAGAAGAAGGCCTTGGTTGTTGACAAACCCAATTTGCAAAAACGTGCGACAATGGAAAATGGTGGTGTGAGCTGTGGACCCTCACAGATATCTCGGGTGTTTAGCATTAGTGGTGGAGTTGATGGAGCACAAGTTTCTGCTGGGTGGCCTTCTTGGCTGACTGCAGTGGCTGGGGAAGCTATCAAAGGGTGGGTACCTCGAAAGGCAGACTCATTTGAAAAATTGGACAAG ATTGGACAAGGGACTTACAGCAGTGTCTACAGGGCACGTGACCTTGAGACTGGAAAAATTGTTGCCTTAAAGAAGGTCCGTTTTGTTAACATGGACCCAGAAAGTGTTCGTTTTATGGCAAGAGAAATCCTTATTCTGCGTCGACTTGATCACCCAAATGTCATGAGGCTTGAAGGACTGGTCACTTCGAGGGTGTCAGGCAATTTATACCTTGTATTTGAATATATGGAGCATGATCTCGCTGGACTTGTGGCATCACCCAATGTCAAGTTTACTGAACCACAG ATCAAATGTTACATGCAGCAGCTATTTTGTGGACTAGAACACTGTCACAGCCGTGGGGTACTCCACCGTGACATCAAGGGctcaaaccttctgattgacAATAAAGGAAATCTGAAGATAGGTGATTTTGGGTTGGCAACATTTTGCCGCCCCAGTCCAAAACAACCTTTGACAAGTCGTGTAGTGACGCTGTGGTATCGACCACCTGAGCTTTTACTCGGTGCTACAGATTATGGAGTTTCTGTTGATTTGTGGAGTGCTGGTTGCATTCTCGCTGAACTCTATTCTGGGAAGCCAATCATGCCTGGAAGAACAGAG GTGGAACAACTTCATAAAATATTCAAACTTTGTGGCTCACCTTCTGATGAATAttggcaaaaatcaaaattgccACATGCAACTATATTTAAACCTCAACATCCTTACAAGCGTTGTGTTGCTGAGACATTCAAGGACTTCTCTCCTTCAGTTTTAGCTTTTTTGGATGTTCTCCTTGCTTTTGAACCTGAGCATCGGGGATCGGCTTTTTCTGCACTTCAAAGTGAG tTCTTTACAACAAAGCCTCTTCCTTGTGATCGATTGAATTTGCCGAAATACCCACCAAGCAAGGAGTTTGATGTGAAGCTTCGAGATGAGGAAACAAGAAG GGAAAGAGCAGGCGCAAGTAAAGGTCATGCACATGAATCTTCCAGAAAGGGGTCCAAAGAATCTAAAGCAGTGCCGGCACCAGATGCTAATGCAGAGTTGCAGGCGTCCATAGTG AAGCGACAAGGGCAGTCAAACCCTAAATGCAACAGTGAACAGTTCAATCCAGGAGAGGATGGGGGTTCCAGCTTCCATATGGAGCCGTCCAGAGGAACACCACAAGACGCTGTCTCCCGATCTGCCCAACTGGTCAAACCTGGTGCTTTTGGATCTTTGATTAATGAAGGTGAAGCTTCGATGGATTCTCAACAATCACTTGGTTCGTTAAAGAATGGTCCAGTATTGAGGACACACAAATCTTTCAGATCTCAGGGATTAGGCCAGTTCTCCCGGTTTTCCAATTCTGTTGCGGTTCGCGGTAGTTCGCGATTTGATATGAGCAGAGAGACAAGTGGGAATCCACATTGGCCGGAAGAGCGTCTCCATGGCAGATACAATGAACTTGACGATGCTGGGTCCTCTGTCGGCCATGATTGGTCCCACCATTTGCTTGAGGTGCCAAAGTCTTATAAGAAAGATGAACAGGCACCTGGAAAGGAGTCTACAAGG GTTCATGCTTCGAAGAAAAATCGGATACACTACTCAGGACCATTGCTTCCTCCTGGTGGAAACATAGAGGAAATGCTCAAAGAGCATGAAAAACAGATCCAACATGCTGTTCGCAAAGCTCGTCTTGACAAGACAAAGACCAAGAAAATGCACGGAGATAATGGACAAAGTGAATCACTTCTGCACTATGGAAACGGCCGGTAA